TCTTTTTGGCTTTATACCTTTATCAACCATATAATCAACACAAATTTGAGCACGTCTTTGTGATAACTCCATATTAAAGTCATCACCAGCTCTACTATCTGTATGTGAACGAAGTTGGATAACAACATTTGGATTTTTCTTTAAAACTAGTATTAGTGCATCTAATGCATCTTTAGATTCTTTTCTTAGCTTGGCACTGTTGTAATCGTACTCAATTTTAGGAAGTACTATTTCGTCTTGTGTAGCTTCTAATACTATGTCTTGAACTATGTTTACAGACTCTTTTACACCAATAGTAGTTTCTGAGAAATTATTAGAAAGATATCCCTCTTTTGAGACGGTTATATTGTAAGATATATTTTCTTTAACAAAGTCTTTTCCAAATAAATATCTACCAGAATTATCAGTAAAAGTTTCCGTTTTACTACCATCGCTACCAACAATTTCTACTTTTGCCCCGCTAACTACTTGACTGGATTTTATATCAGTGATTACTCCAGAAATAGTTAAATTAAGTTTTGGTAAATGAAATTGATAAATATCATCTCCCTTGCTACCAAGTCTATTCGATGAAAGGTAACCCTTTTCATCTTCTGCTTCAAAGATAATTCCGAAGTCGTCATTAGATGAATTAATAGGACTCTTCATGTTTGAAATAGAACGAAGGTTATTTTCACCATCAAACTCTGCCTTGAAGATATCCAAACCACCCATACCAACTAGACCATCAGACGAGAAGTATAAAGAACCATCGTTGTGAATGAAAGGGAATAGTTCATTACCACTTGTGTTTATTTTGTCTCCCATGTTGATTGGCTCACTCCACTCATCTCTTTTTAATTTTTTGATGTACCAGATATCTTTTCCACCAAATCCGCCTTTCATATCTGAAGAGAAATACAAGACCTTACCATCTCCTCTGAGTGAAGGATGAGCGAAACTACTCACACTGTCATAAGGCAATGGCACTAATACTGGAGAAATCCAGCTCTTACCTTTTTTTCTTGAAAAATAAATTTCACAAGTAGGAATCGGCTTTACTTTTGAGTTTTCCATACATCTTGTGAAGAATAATTCGTTACCACGATCATTCATTGTTGGAGTAGCTTCGTGATTTGAAGTATTCATAGGTTCTTCAAATGGTGTGGGCTTTGACCATCTATTTTTCTTTTTATCAAATTTAGACCAATAGATATCCGTATAAGAATTTCCTGTAAATCCGTCAGTAGCTTTTCCTAAAGAGCCATCTCTTGAAGATGTGAAAAACAACTCATCGTAATCTCTACTAGCATAGCAGGGAGAATATTCTTCCTGGTTGGTATTATGAGGAAATGATGTCAGTACGTAACGGGATGGGTTTTGGAGGGCGTCAAGTGCAAACAGACATGAAGCAATTCCTTTATCAGCTCTATCGTCATTAGACTTTAGCTCTTTATACTTTTCAAATTGGACTACAGCTTCAGAAAACTTCTGTTGTTTTTGTAATACCTGAGCGTACCTTAAGTATACTTCAGCATGAGGATATTTGGCTTTGATTGCTCTTTTATACATTGCAGTAGCCTTTTTCAAATATATAGGCGTACCGATATTTCGAGCACATTCTGCTTGTAAGAAAATCAATTCGGCTTTCTTAGCCCTATTTTTTTCTTTGGTGTAATCTTCCTTATAAAGTTTCTCGGCCTCATGATAGTTCTGCATCATAAAAGCCTTATCGGCCTTCGATGTTTTAACTTTCTTAGATGAGTTTTGAGAAACTAAAGTTGTTGACGATAAAATAATTAATAGCGCCGTAAGTGAAAGTAAATGTTTCATTTTTTGTACTTAGAATTTTTGCTAAAATAAGGATTTATTTCTTTTGAAAAAGACACAAGTAAATATCTATTAAAAAGTTGTTAATAATTTTAAAAAATGCCTATTGAAATATTTACAAAATAAGGTAGTTTTGTGTAATTAGTACACATATTAAAAAAATTAGCATTTAAAGAAAATGAAAAAAAGCAAACTTGAGTACATTTGGCTAGACGGTCATGTACCAACTCAAAACATGAGAAGTAAAACTAAAGTAATGAACGACTTTAGTGGTAAATTAGAAGATTGTCCGACCTGGTCTTTTGATGGAAGTTCTACTCAACAAGCATCTGGAGGCTCATCAGATTGCTTGTTAAAACCTGTTGCAATTTATCCTGATCCTAGCAGAATTAATGGTTACTTAGTTATGACTGAGGTGTTAAATGCCGATGGAACTCCTCACGATTCAAACGGAAGAGCTACTATTGATGACGATGATAATGATTTTTGGTTTGGCTTCGAACAAGAATACTTTATCATGGATAAAAATACTCAACTTCCACTTGGTTTTCCATTAGGTGGATATCCTGGACCTCAAGGCTTGTATTATTGCTCTGTCGGTGGAAAAAACACTCATGGTAGAGAATTTGTTGAAGAACATGCTGATTTGTGTATTGAAGCTGGATTAAACTTCGAAGGTATTAACCAAGAGGTTGCTAGTGGTCAGTGGGAGTTTCAACTTTTTGCTAAAGGCGCTAAAAAAGCTGGCGATGAAATATGGATAGCTAGGTACCTTTTGGACAGACTTACTGAAAGCTACGGCTATTACATTGAATATCATCCAAAACCAGTAAAAGGAGATTGGAATGGTTCTGGTATGCACGCTAACTTCTCGAACAATACATTAAGAACGTGTGGTTCTCAAGAGGTTTATGAAAAAATATGTGAAGCTTTCAGACCTGTAACTAAAGAACATATTAGTGTTTATGGTGCTTACAACGACGAGAGATTAACTGGTCTTCATGAAACAGCTTCAATTAACGACTTTAGTTATGGCATTTCTGATAGAGGTGCTTCTATAAGAATTCCTATCTTAACAGTTGAAAATGGGTGGAAAGGATGGCTAGAAGACAGACGTCCAGCATCTAACGGTGATCCTTATAAAATTGCCGCAAGAATTGTTAAGACTGTGAAGGGAGTGGTTTAAGAATTAAATTAATTGAAATTAAAAAACAGCATCATTGATGCTGTTTTTTTGTTTACTTCTTTAGGTCTTTTTCAACTTTCTGTACTTCTTCTTTTACCGTGGTAGCTGTTGAACGAATTTCTCGTTTAATATCGTCAGACGCATCTTTTAGTTCTCTAAGTCCTTTACCCAATCCACGAGCAAGTTCAGGAATTTTTTTTGAGCCAAATAGCATTACAACAACAAGCATTATAATAACTATCTCAGGGCCTCCAATAAATAAAATAACATTCAACATAATCGGTTTGAGTTTGAATAATTCACTTACAAAGTTAAGGGTTCAAAATAAAAATGCCTCAAAAAGAGGCATTTTTTATTTATAATATGATTAAGAAAGTTACTTCTTTTCGGTAACAGACTTCTTAATTGTATCAAGCATAATTGGTGATGCAACAAATAGGGATGAGTAGGTTCCTACTACAACACCCACCATTAATGCAAACATAAATCCTCTAATAACTTCTCCTCCAAATAAGAAAATAACTAATAGCACAAAAAACGTTGTTAATGATGTATTAACTGTTCTACTTAGTGTGCTATTAAGTGCATTATTCACAAGAGAATTGAACTCTTTCTTCTTATAGATAGCCATATGCTCACGGATACGGTCAAAAACAACCACTGTATCGTTAAGTGAATAACCTATAATAGTTAAAAGAGCAGCAATAAATGCTTGGTCAATTTCAAGGGAGAATGGTAATATTCCGTAGAAAATAGAGAATATTGATAATACTATTAATACGTCATGGAATACTGCAGCAACAGCACCTAAACTAAATTGCCATTTTCTAAATCTTAGTAAGATGTATAAAAATATGATGAATAAAGAGAAAATTATTGACCATAATGCAGATACTTTAATGTCATCTGCAATAGTTGGACCTACTTTCTGAGAACTCATAACTTCATAAGAGCCAAACTGTGCTAATCCAGCATCTAACTGACTAAGCACTAAATCATCAGCAGTTAATTCTTTACTATCTATTAAGTATTTTGTAGTAATTTTAACTTGGTTCTCGTCACCAAACGTTTTAACTTCAGGGAACATTTTTAAACCTTCTTCATCTACAAAATAATTCGCTAGAGAACTTCTTAAGTCTTCATTTTCAATTGCAGCAGAATCAAACCTTACTACAAAAGTTCTACCTCCTTTAAAGTCAACACCATAGTTTAATTTCTTAGTTACAAGTGAACCAATACCTATGAGTATTAAAATTGATGAAATGGCATAAAAGACTTTTCTTTTTCCAATAAAGTCGATGGCGGTATTTTTAAATGCTCCTCTAGTGATTTTGTTGTCAAACGATACCGATTCTTTCTTGCTAAGTCTCCAGTAGAAAACTAGTCTTGTAATGAATATCGCAGAGAATAGTGAGGTTAAAATACCGATTACTAATGTCGTTGCAAACCCTTTGATTGGTCCAGAACCAAACATATATAATACTATACCTGTCAATAAGGTAGTAACATTTGCATCAATAATAGAACTGTAAGCATTTTTGTAACCATCGGAAACAGCAAGTTTAAGCCCTTTTCCGTTTAACAACTCTTCTCTAATTCTTTCATAGATAAGGACATTTGCATCAACAGACATACCAATTGTAAGAACTATACCCGCAATTCCTGGTAATGTTAAAACAGCTCCGATTGATGATAACACTCCAAATACAAAAAACAAGTTTGCAAGAAGGGCAATATTTGATACTATTCCTGCGAAACTGTAATAGAACATCATGTATACTAGCACTAATGCCAATGCTATTATGAATGATTTTAATCCTGAATCAATCGCTTCTTGACCTAAAGATGGTCCAACAATTGCTTCTTCAATAATTCTTGCAGGAGCTGGTAATTTACCTGACTTTAAAATATTAGATAAGTCATTCGCTTCATTAATAGTAAAGTTACCTGTAATTTGAGATCTTCCTCCGGAAATTTCAGCTTGAACTGTTGGGAAAGAATACACAAAATCATCAAGTACAATAGCAATACTTTTACCAATATTATCTGCCGTTAGTCTTTTCCACTGTCTTGAACCTTCAGCACTCATGGTCATTGATACTTCTGGCACACCATTGAATTGACCAAAATCAGTTCTAGCATCAGTAACAACATCACCTTCCATAGCGGCATTACCATCACGCGAAGTTACTCTTAGGGCTACTAACTGTACAAATTTCCCTTCTGGATCATAAGGTTTAACAGTCCATGAAAACTTAATATCACGTGGTAAGATATCCTTCACTTCATCCATTCTTAAGAATTCATTTACCTTTGAAGTATCTTTAATGTCAGAAATACCACAAACAGGCCCACTGTTAGGTTGATTTGTTTGACTGATATTTGGATATAATACAGCATATAGAGGGTTCTGTCTAGAGAACTGCTCAGCAGAAAGTGCTGTACTATCTGAAGAAACTTCTGAATCTATACTTAACTCATCAATAGCTAAATCTGAAATCATATCCTCCGAACTATCAACAGATTCTTCTGTAGACTCCGAGTCTGCAGTAGCAACTTCTTCTACTTCTTCTTCAATAGTTGACTTTAGAAATGTATTTATTTGATCGATAAGACCTATTACTTCTGTATTTTCATAGGTTTCCCAAAACTCGAGTTGAGCTGTTCCTTGCAATAATTTTCTAACCCTTTCAGGGTCTTTAACACCGGGCAATTCAACTAAGATTCTACCAGAACCTTCTAGTCTTTGGATGTTTGGCTGAGTAACTCCAAATCTATCAATTCTGGAACGCAGTATGTTAAATGAACGACTGATAGCGTCCTCAACTTCTATACCAATAACTCCTAGAACTTCTTCATTAGTTGAATTGGAATTAATTTTATCTTTTAACTCAGGAGTATAAAATATTGACGCAAGCTTGCCATCAGGGTTTACTTCTGAAAATGACTGACCAAATAGTGTGACGAAATTGTCTTGGCTGTCTCTTTGTTTTTCTTGAGCAAGTTTAATTGCAGAATTAAACATCTCATCTGAATTGTAGTTTGACATTGCACGGATAACGTCTACAACAGACACTTCCAACGTAACGTTCATCCCACCTTTAAGGTCAAGACCTAGATTAATTTCTCTCGATTTACACTCATTATAAGTATAATTCTTTATTCCAATGTTATAAACAGGCTCTGTGGCTATAGAATCAAGATATCTTTTTTCTTTTATTTCATCTCCGTTAGAGTATTCAACCGCATCCTCTTCAATCCCCCTTACAACAGATGTAAATGATAATTGATACAAACAAACAAGTGCAAATACGATTGCAAACAGAGAAACGAAACTTTTATTTTGCATAATTATGATTAGTTTAGAACGGGCAAATATAGTTTTTCAAATTTGAAATAGCAATTGGAAAAACAATGAAGGAATATTAGTTGAATTGAATGGCATAGCACGCATTATATATTTTATATGTTGTAAATTTGTATTGGTATGAAAAGAATGCTGATTTTTTATTTGACTATTATTAGTCTTTCTTCCTTTTCTCAACAGCTTAAAAGAGCTGAATTGTCAATATTAGAAAATGGTGTAATTATCCAAAATCCTTTTACGGGTGGTTTAAGTTCGTCTCAACTTTCTAATATTGATTTTAATAACGATGGCGTAAATGATGTTTTTGTTTTTGAACGAATTGGAGATAGAACTCTCGCTTTTATCAAAAATACCAGCGGATCAGATTTAAGTTATTCCTACTCCAAAGAATACAGTTATGATTTTCCTAAACTCGAAAAATGGGCATTACTGATTGACTTTAATTGTGATGGTAAAGAAGACATATTTACTTATAACGATAGTTACGTTAGATTATACAAAAACACATCTGTAGGCACTTCATTAAGTTTTGAACTGGAAACGGATGCGCTAATAAGCGACTTAGGACCTATCCAAAGTGCAATTATTATATCTGAAGTTGATATTCCCTCATTTGTTGATGTAGACTTTGATGGAGATATAGATGTGTTGACATTTAAGCAAAGCGGCGGTTATGTTGAGTACCACCAAAATCAAAGTCAAGAGCTTTACGGCAATTGTGATAGCTTAATTTTTGAACTCAAAACCGACTGTTGGGGAAGGTTTTTTGAAGGCTTGAATGAGTATGACTTCAATAGCTGCGAAAGTCAAACTATAATAGATCAACCAATAGTTGAAAGTCGTTCTTCAGGAGGACACAGTGGCTCATCAACCCTTACTTTAGATATTGATGGTGATAATGACATGGACATCATTCTTGGTGACGTTTCTTTTAATAACCTCAATTTATTGACTAATACTGGTGATTCTGAAGAGGCCTTAATGACTTCTGTAAATCAAGACTTCCCCATTGGAAACGGCAGTAATATAAGCGCTGAGATTGAATCTTTCCCTGCAGCATTTCACTTAGATGTTAATAATGATGGGCTCAGAGATTTAGTCGTTAGTCCAAACACAAATAATAATGCCGAAGATTTTGAAAGCATTTACCTCTATCTAAATTCCGGCGCAGATAATGCTCCAGTTTTTGAATTTGAAAAAACCGATTTCTTGCAAGAGCTTACACTGGATTTTGGTACAGCTGCTTATCCAGCAATGATTGACTATAACAATGACGGATTAAAGGATTTAATTATTGGAAATTACGGTTATCACGCTGGAAATAATCCATCTTCTCAACTGGCATTACTAAGAAATATTGGAAGTGAGACAGAGCCTAATTTCGAATTAATTGATAGAAACTTCGGCAATTTATCCTCAATAAATTTAGATACTGGATTAGTAGCTTCTGTTGCTGGCCTCACTCCTACATTTGGAGACTTGGATAATGATGGCGACATTGATTTAATTGTTGGTGATGGAAATGGAAAAATTCATTATTTCAAAAACACCTCAGCAATTGGTAATGACGCTCAGTTCGAACTTGAAAATGTTAATTTAAATACTATTGATATTGGTCAACATTCAGCACCTTTTTTATTTGATATGAATGAAGATGGTTTATTGGACTTAGTCATTGGCAAAGTCGACGGAAGTATTACTTATGCTCAAAATAATGGCTCTGAAACCAACCCTGTTTTTGATAATCTCGTTGAAGATTTTGGTGCTATTTCCGTAACTAACGACGAAAGTTTATACGGCTTTAGCATTCCCTTTGTTTTTTCTGAAAATGGAGAGATAGAAATGTTGATTGGTAGCGAAATTGGACGGATTTATCATTACAATAACATTTCTGGAAATCTTTCAGGCTCTTTCAATTTGGTGAGTGATAATTTCGAAAATATTCAAGAAGGTAAAAATGTTGCTTGCTTGTACGAAGACTTCAATGGTGATGGTAAAAGAGATATGTTTTATGGCATGCAATCAGGAGGATTGTTCTATTATATTAGCGACAGTACTTTAAGCTCTAATTCAACTTATGACGTTTCGACTTTAATTGATATATATCCTAACCCTACTGACAAATTTATAAATGTTAAGTCAGAAGTAGATGCTATCGCAAAAATCTACTCCATACATGGGAAGCTACTTATCAATAAACAAATAAGCGAACAGTCAAATATTGATGTTAGTCAACTTCAGCCAGCCTATTATTTTATATCCTTTGAAACACTAGATAGCTCTAAAATCATTTGGAAAAAAATAATAGTCCAATAAAAAATGGAGAGCGAACTCTCCATTATTAAAAACAATAACTCTTAATTATTTTTAGTCAATTAAAGCATTTGTAGCTCTAACTCCATCTGCAGAATCGTTTAACTTTTCTTTTTCAGCATCGTTAAGCTCAATTTCTACAATTCTTTCAATTCCGTTCTTTCCTAATATTACAGGAACACCTATACATAAATCGTTTAAGCCATACTCTCCGTCTAACATTACTGAACATGGGAACATCTTGTGTTGGTCACAAGCAATTGAGTGTACAAGTGAAGAAACAGCAGCACCAGGAGCATACCACGCTGAAGTTCCTAACATTGATGTTAATGTTGCACCACCAACCTTAGTATCTTCCAATACTTTTTGCAATCTATCTTCAGAAATGAATTCAGAAACTCTGACACTATTTCTTGTAGCTAATCTCGTTAATGGAAGCATTCCTTTGTCGCTATGCCCTCCGATAACCATGCCGTCTATATCTGACGCAGGACATTCTAAAGCTTCGCTAAGTCTATATTTGAATCTAGCACTATCCAATGCCCCACCCATGCCGATGATTCTATTCTTTGGAAGACCAGTTACTTTGTGTGCTAAGTAAGTCATAGTATCCATAGGATTACTGACTATAATTAAAATTACATTAGGCGAATGTTTAATTAAATTCTCTGAAACTGTTTTTACAATACCAGCGTTAATACCGATTAACTCTTCTCGAGTCATACCAGGTTTTCTAGGGATTCCACTCGTAATTACTGCAACATCACTATTCGCCGTTTTTGAATAATCATTAGTGCTTCCAGTGATTTTAGTGTCAAAGCCATTTAAAGTAGCTGTTTGCATTAAATCCATGGCTTTACCTTCTGCAAAGTTTTCTTTAATATCAATTAAAACTACTTCTGAAGCGAAGTTTTTGATAGCAATATATTCTGCACAACTTGCGCCTACTGCCCCAGCGCCTACAACTGTAATTTTCATATGTTATAAATTTTTGTGCAAAATTAACATTCTGAATCAACAATTCTAATTTTTAAAACACTAAAAATGAATTTAATCTAAGGTTACGTTCAAATCTAATTGAAAATCTAAAAATATATTTGTAACTTTATGAGCTGTTTATACTTAACCGACTTAACAATTTCTCTATGAGAATTCTATTTTTTCTGCTTGCAATCATTTTAGTAAATATTGAATCTGCATACTCTCAAATTGATGCAGGAGATGACATCACTATCTGTGAAATTCAAAGTGTCAACTTGTCTGCTGACTACACACCCAATTCTGTGGGTACAAATGATTATGTTTTAGAAAATGTACCATATACTTCAGAAGCCTATACTGGCACTATTGTAAATATGTTTGATGATTCAGAGATGGGTCCTTTTGATATAGGCTTTGACTTCTGTTTCTTCGGTAATGTTTATAATCAATTCTGTATAGGCTCTAATGGCTGGATCACTTTCGAATGCGGTCAACCTACAACATACGTTTCTGGACCTATTCCAAATGCAGCGGCTCCAGTGAACTCAATTATGGCACCATGGTCTGACTGGAACCCAGGTGTTGGCGGCGAAGTAAGATATGAAACTATCGGTGTAGCTCCTAACAGAGCTCTAGTAGTTAATTGGGTTGATGTACCTCTATATGGCGGGGCTTGCACTAATTTTCAAGGTAAGTTTCAAATCGTTCTTAGAGAGTCGACTAACATAATAGAAAATAACATTGAATATAAAATGAACTGCCCAGACGATGGTGCTGGTGGTTCAGATATAGCTGTACAGGGTATTCAAAATTTTGATGGCTCTATTGCCATCGTTGTTCCAGGTCGAAATGCTACTGCATGGGAAGCCGAAAATGAATCTCATCACTATACTCCTACTGGTTTAGCAGTTTCTAATGTGCAGTGGTTTGATGAAAACAATAACCTTGTAGGTGATGGAACTGATATTTCAGTAAACCCATTAGCTACAACTACTTATACTGTAATAGCCTCAGAATGCCCAACTGATTATACAGATGAAGTTACTGTATTTGTTTCAACGGAAATAACAGTAAGTGAAACCATCGACGATAACATTTGTCCTGGTGAAATTTTCGGTGCTATAGATATTGATGTTAATGGCGGATTAGCCCCATATATTTTTTCATGGAGTTCAGCATCAAATACATTTTCTTCATCTAATGAAGATATTAATAACTTAAATGCAGACTCTTACAACCTAACAATAACTGATGACTTAAATTGCGAAAGTGATTTTGGACCATATATAATTTCACCTCCACCACTAGCTATTCAAATTTTTGAGTCTATAGATCCAGTAAGTTGTTTTGGGTTTAGTGATGGTGTTATTTCTACCTCAGTTAGTGGAGGAACACCAAACTATACTTATGATTGGACAGGAGATAATCCAATCACTGGAAATGGCACTAATACTATTAGCAATTTAGCTTCAGGCAATTACCAAATTACAGTTACAGATAACAATAATTGCCAAGAGACTGCTAACTTTTTCATGGACGAAAACTCATCTATATCAATTTTAAGTAATGTTTCTGACTATAATGGTTTTAACGTAAAATGCTACGGAGGAAATGATGCTTGGGTGTCGTGTATTTCTAGTGGAGGTCTTCTTCCTTATGACTTCTTATGGGTAGACGAGCAAAGTCTCGATACTATTTCTAGACAAGCTGATATTTATGAGCTTGAAGCAGGGAGCTATACATTTACAGTAACGGATGCAGAGGGATGTCCAAACTCAATTACATTTGATTTGATTGAACCAGATTCAATCTCAATAGACGTCTCTAACTACAGCCACAAAAGCTGCACATACAATAACGATGGGTTTATCGAAGTAGCTACTTGGGGCGGACCTGACCTACCAATCTATTCTGAAGAATATTTACCTCTAAAGTACACTTGGGATGGACCTAATTCTTTCTACTCAAATCAAGAAGACATTTACAATTTAATAGAAGGATTATATACTATAAAAGTTGAAGATGCTAATGGTTGTAAAAACGATTTAAGTTTTGAAATTAATCAACCTCCATTTATTGTTGCAAACTATAGGGTACTCAATGATACTGTAACACTTAATTATCCTTACGTTAATTTATTTGAT
The genomic region above belongs to Flavobacteriales bacterium and contains:
- a CDS encoding gliding motility-associated C-terminal domain-containing protein; this encodes MRILFFLLAIILVNIESAYSQIDAGDDITICEIQSVNLSADYTPNSVGTNDYVLENVPYTSEAYTGTIVNMFDDSEMGPFDIGFDFCFFGNVYNQFCIGSNGWITFECGQPTTYVSGPIPNAAAPVNSIMAPWSDWNPGVGGEVRYETIGVAPNRALVVNWVDVPLYGGACTNFQGKFQIVLRESTNIIENNIEYKMNCPDDGAGGSDIAVQGIQNFDGSIAIVVPGRNATAWEAENESHHYTPTGLAVSNVQWFDENNNLVGDGTDISVNPLATTTYTVIASECPTDYTDEVTVFVSTEITVSETIDDNICPGEIFGAIDIDVNGGLAPYIFSWSSASNTFSSSNEDINNLNADSYNLTITDDLNCESDFGPYIISPPPLAIQIFESIDPVSCFGFSDGVISTSVSGGTPNYTYDWTGDNPITGNGTNTISNLASGNYQITVTDNNNCQETANFFMDENSSISILSNVSDYNGFNVKCYGGNDAWVSCISSGGLLPYDFLWVDEQSLDTISRQADIYELEAGSYTFTVTDAEGCPNSITFDLIEPDSISIDVSNYSHKSCTYNNDGFIEVATWGGPDLPIYSEEYLPLKYTWDGPNSFYSNQEDIYNLIEGLYTIKVEDANGCKNDLSFEINQPPFIVANYRVLNDTVTLNYPYVNLFDASEGNATAWEWELSNGFISNSQNVYGLDLSTDLDSVGIKYYDLKLVVTDEFMCKDSTYGRLAIKNEHTLFIPNGFTPDRDGNNDTFKIFHHAMRTETFSISIFDRYGSVIFQTNNPTVDWDGTNMFTGNDLKSGSYSYVLSYQDFEYRIYDHTNCENCSGTITLVR